Genomic segment of Fischerella sp. PCC 9605:
TTAGTGGGACTAGATACGCTGATGTATGTAGCAGAGAATATCTATCCAGCGATTCCCCACGATGAAAACCGTGAAATCTTCCACGTTCCCCCACTACTTCGCAAACTAGTAGAAACTGGGGCATTAGGCGCAAAGACAGGTCAAGGATTTTACAAAAAGCAAGGCAAGGAAATTTTTTCCATCAATCCCGTCACACTGGTTTATGAGCCAGCCAAGCCTTTGCATTTAGGGGATATTGAGGTAATAGAGAAAATACCCGATTTGGGCGATCGCTTGCGAGCTCTTTATCAAGACAAAGGTCGTGCAGGCACTTTCTTCCGGGAATTTATCTTAAACTTGCTGGGGTACAGTGCCCGTCGCATTCCTGAGATTGCCGACAGTCCTATTGAGATTGACCAAGCAATGCGCTGGGGATTTGGTTGGGAACTCGGCCCGTTTGAAATTTGGGATGCCCTTGGGTTTGAGACTGTCTTGGCAGATATGAAAACCGCCAATATTCCGGTGGCGGAGTGGGTGAAGAAAGATGGGGAGATGGGGAGATGGGGAGATGGGAGGAATGAAAGTATTCTCATGTCTCCTTCAACTCCACTAGATGAAATTAACTTGGCTACGTTGAAGGCAGATCCTAAAAATACGCTGTGGCAAAATCCCGAAGCGGCGTTGTTAGATTTAGGAGATGGGGTAGGCTTGTATGAATTTCGCTCCAAAGGTAATACCCTCAGCTTAAAGGTGGTGGATGGCTTAGCAGAAGTGCTAGATATCCTCGAAACTGGCGATTTGCAAGGATTGGTGATAGGTAACAGCGGCGCGAATTTTTCTGCTGGGGCAAATCTGGCGGAAATGGCGATGCTGGCACAGTCAGGAAATATCCAAGCCATAGCCAACCTCATTGTTAAGTTTCAGTCATTAATGCAACGAATTCACTACTTCCCGAAACCAATTGTTGCCGCTATTAATGGGCGTGTGCTGGGAGGCGGTTGTGAATTAGTCATGGCTTGTCCGCAGGTCGTAGCAGCGGCGGAAACTTACATAGGACTGGTAGAACTCGGTGTGGGGTTGATTCCTGGTGCTGGCGGCCTGATGCGGATGGTAACTTGGGCAGCCGATCGAGCAGCAACAGAATCACCCCATCATATCCAACCCTTCCTGCAAAAGGCATTTGAAACCATTGGTATGGCAAAAGTTGCCAATAGTGCCTACGAAGCGCAAGAATTTGGCTACCTCGCACCCACAACCAAAATTGTGATGAATAGCGATCGCCGCTTGTATGTCGCCAAAGAGGAAGTGCTACGTTTAGAACAAGAAGGTTACGCACCACTACCTGAGCGCAACGCGATTATGGTGCTGGGTCGTCCAGCGCGGGCAATGCTAGAACACGCCGCCTACATCATGTATCAGGGAGGTTACATCAGCGAATACGACCGCTTCCTTGCCAGCCGCTTAGCCTATGTCATGACTGGTGGGGAACTAACCGTACCTAGCCTGGTGGATGAAAACTACTTATTGCAATTGGAACGGGAGACCTTCTTACCACTTTTGAGTCAACCAAAAACACAAGAGCGAATTGCTCACATGCTCAAGACGAAAAAGCCACTTAGGAATTAAGAGTGGGGGAGAGGGGGAGAGGGAGAGGGGGGGACAGAGAATTGTTAACTTACCTCCCTACAACCGTGCTTCTTATCCCAGTCAACACTTCAAAACCCACATTTGGTAAATACCTATGAAAGAAGCCTATATTGTCAGCAGCGTTAGGACTGCTGTTGGAAAAGCCCCACGGGGCACACTACGTAATATGCGCCCGGATGATATGGGAGCTGTTGTCACTAAAGCAGCGATCGCACGAGTCAAAGGTCTTGAGCCAGTGCACATAGATGATGTTATCTTTGGTTGTGCGTTTCCGGAAGCAGAACAGGGATTCAATTTGGGACGGGCGATCGCACTGCGAGCGGGATTACCTGATTCTGTCGCAGGTTGCACCGTTAACCGCTTTTGTGCTTCCGGGGTTCAGACTATCGCAATGGCAAACCAGGCGATTATGGCAGGACAAGCAGAAGTCATTGTTGCGGGTGGAGCCGAATCAATGAGTTTGATTCCGATGGGAGGACATTTTTTGGCTCCTAACCCAGAAATGATGGTGGAGACTCCCAACGCCTACACTACGATGGGCATTACAGCGGAAAACGTGATGCAGAGTTACCAAATTTCCCGTGAAGAGCAAGATGTCTTTGCCCTGCGATCGCACCAAAAAGCATTAGCTGCAATTGCCCAAGGTCGGTTTGCCGAAGAAATTATACCCCTAACGGTGCGAGAAACATTATATGAAATTATACCCCTAACGGTGCGAGAAACATTATATATCGATGGCAAACCACAGACGGTAGAAAAAGTTTTCCAGGTAGATGAAGGCCCGCGTCCCGATACTAGCTTAGAAGCTTTAGCTAAGTTGCAGCCTGCGTTTCGCATGGGTGGTACAGTCACGGCGGGTAACTCATCACAAATGTCAGATGGTGCAGCGGCGACGGTGGTGATGAGCGATCGCATGGTCAAGGAACTCGGCGTACAACCTCTGGGACGAATGTTAGGGTACGCTGTGGCTGGTGTACCACCAGAA
This window contains:
- a CDS encoding 3-hydroxyacyl-CoA dehydrogenase/enoyl-CoA hydratase family protein; translation: MYRPFRTAAVLGAGVMGSQIAAHLANAGLTVHLLDIPANSANKNELVETAFKKALKQSPPIFFTEKTARRVILGNFDEHFQRIADVDWVIEAVVENLRIKQQLMARVESVIRDRAVVSTNTSGLPIHLIAQGRSESFCKRFLGTHFFNPPRYLKLLEVIPTTDTATEIIKRMQWFARLHLGKGVVVAKDTPNFIANRIGTYAIMLGLRALTEHGYTIEEIDTLTGTLVGRPKSATFRTADLVGLDTLMYVAENIYPAIPHDENREIFHVPPLLRKLVETGALGAKTGQGFYKKQGKEIFSINPVTLVYEPAKPLHLGDIEVIEKIPDLGDRLRALYQDKGRAGTFFREFILNLLGYSARRIPEIADSPIEIDQAMRWGFGWELGPFEIWDALGFETVLADMKTANIPVAEWVKKDGEMGRWGDGRNESILMSPSTPLDEINLATLKADPKNTLWQNPEAALLDLGDGVGLYEFRSKGNTLSLKVVDGLAEVLDILETGDLQGLVIGNSGANFSAGANLAEMAMLAQSGNIQAIANLIVKFQSLMQRIHYFPKPIVAAINGRVLGGGCELVMACPQVVAAAETYIGLVELGVGLIPGAGGLMRMVTWAADRAATESPHHIQPFLQKAFETIGMAKVANSAYEAQEFGYLAPTTKIVMNSDRRLYVAKEEVLRLEQEGYAPLPERNAIMVLGRPARAMLEHAAYIMYQGGYISEYDRFLASRLAYVMTGGELTVPSLVDENYLLQLERETFLPLLSQPKTQERIAHMLKTKKPLRN
- a CDS encoding thiolase family protein; the encoded protein is MKEAYIVSSVRTAVGKAPRGTLRNMRPDDMGAVVTKAAIARVKGLEPVHIDDVIFGCAFPEAEQGFNLGRAIALRAGLPDSVAGCTVNRFCASGVQTIAMANQAIMAGQAEVIVAGGAESMSLIPMGGHFLAPNPEMMVETPNAYTTMGITAENVMQSYQISREEQDVFALRSHQKALAAIAQGRFAEEIIPLTVRETLYEIIPLTVRETLYIDGKPQTVEKVFQVDEGPRPDTSLEALAKLQPAFRMGGTVTAGNSSQMSDGAAATVVMSDRMVKELGVQPLGRMLGYAVAGVPPEIMGIGPTEAVPKVLKQVGLTLDDIGLIELNEAFAAQSLAVIRKLGLNEEIVNVNGGAIALGHPLGCTGAKLTATIFHEMKRRGVRYGLVTMCVGGGMGAAAVFENLMV